In Setaria viridis chromosome 5, Setaria_viridis_v4.0, whole genome shotgun sequence, the genomic stretch CAATGCCACTGATTAAAATAAAAATGATTCACTTCTATTTTCTCTCGAGacccctccccgcgccgcccgaggCCTCCTGATGCCGctctcctgcgccgccgcctagcGCCGCCGACAGCTGCTGTCGCCGTCCGTGCCCCGCGTCCTGCGGGCTACCGCCTCGCCATCCCCATGAGCCCCCTGCACCGCCGTCAGAGCCGCCAGCCGAGCCGCTGCGGCCGGGTTTCCGCCGTCTTGCCGCCTCTTTCCTCAACTGGAGTGagccatcagcagcagcagattcCCCTCGGCGAGCCACGCCCGTTTCGCCGGTTCCGTTGTCACCCTGCTGCCggagtgccgccgccaccgtgaaAACCGCCCGCCCCCCGATCTCCACCACCACGCTGACCACCTCCGTCCATGCCCTCCGCCGGTGAGCACACCCGTAGATTCCCCTCGACCCCCTCTTCCTCTTGCGCCACCTGCCCAAAACACCACCTCGCCGGAGCGCCAGCAAGCTAGCTGGCCAGAGCCCCggtgagaggaggaagaaggaaccTGGCTCTTTTGTGATTGGGTCCTTGAGGAAAGCTAAAATCTTTTGCTCTGTTCCTTGCTCCcggcgagaggaggaagaataGTGGGCTTCTGTGGTGGAGGGCGAGATCGAACCAGGAGTCAGAATGtcaatctaccctcaaactcctcttttctggagtTGGGAACACCCTCCCAACCAAACACCTTCATCAGACAGCAGGTTGAAAAGAGGCACATGAGGCTCAGCCGCTTAGGCCCacgggcaaaaaaaaaaaactcttacTTTATGGCGGAGTAGTTGCTGTTCCAGTGTGCAGGTAAATTGTCGCAAATGCCCTCTTGTGGTCGCGTTGCAGTAGCCGATAAGGCGTCCAAACGTGAGGTGCACACACCTGATCTGATCCTCTCAGTGGAAACGGGCCAGGTCCATGCAACCCAGGACAGGAAGGCTCTATACCTGGGCCGAACGGTAGCCCAAGAGGCCGACAGTAAGTGAGCTCACGGGTGACGAACGGCCCAGAAGCCGCCCCAATCCGGCCACCGCCACTGAGCCGGCTCGACTAAACCGGATCGCCACGCAGCCCGACCGCGCAGGCGTACTTCCCGAACTACCCCCGGAGATTATCCAATCGGACGGCCAAGCGCCACGCACTGCCAAAGAATTCCCCGAAATGACCCTACTCTTCCCTTTGCCTCCCTCGCGTGCCGCCGGTTCTGCTCGACCGGACCAGCGGTTCAGGCGCCGAATATTCGCCCGCGGATATTTCTTGCCCGGTGCGTCAACTCCGCCGCTATAAATACCCTCATAGGGCGGCCGCTAGGGTTTTAGTGCTTCTCTCCCGGCGGCGCCTCCACATATCGTCTCTCAGATCGGGAGGCGAAACCAAGGTGACTGACCTCATCCCCTTTCTCCTCCCTCCGTCTCTGGTTGCTATAGCTATTTCATCCATGCGCTGTCCTTATAGCTGATTAGTATTTTTACTAGTGGAGTTCGAGTCGTTTTGGTTCCATTCAGTAGTGCTTGTGTTGATTGGATTGAATCGGAGGACTCGAAGTGGTTTGTGCTGCTCGAATCGTAAGTTTGTTGGGCTAATCTCGATGGAATTTATGTCAATTCGTTGGTTTAGTGGTCCTTGGCAGTTCTCTCTGTGATAGGCCCGTCCGATCTGTAGAGATGCGGTGGAATCCTGGTTTACTCAAAACGGTTCTAGATTCCTCTGTTCTTCCCTTATTTTTTGTTTCGATTACTTAGTTTGCACGTTAGGGGCCTATGAAGTTTATGTGCTCGGATCCTTTAGTGAAACTGATCTGTTTACTCAGATGTGCTCGGATCCTTCAGTGAAACTGATCTGTTTACTCAGATCTGCTGGTAGCTAACAGGTTCAGGGTAGTTATGTTGATGGTCTAGTTTTGGTAGTTTCATTGTCGATTTCTGTCCATTTTTGTCATGTTCTGTCCATAAAAATACTATCTGTGCTTCTTCATATCTTGTAATATGAATTCATTTGACAAACTATGCATTTCTTTTAGAGTGTTTGTCTAAATTAATCTTCTGGTATATCCCTATGCCAGTCTGTTAATATGTCTGTATTATAGTGTTTTGTTTGAGGTGGTAATGTACATGGTGCACCCTGCAGTTTTTCATGTCTAATATTGAATCTCCTTGTTTGCTGTATGTATTAAGGATTAGTTTCACTTCAAATAGCTTACTGCTGATGCTTTCTTGTTTGTTTAATATGCTGTGTAATCATGTTGACCCTGAGGTTTGTAAGAATTCCTCTTATTTGATTATTGCATGGATTAGTGTCCTGAAGGATATGGCTCCTTTGTACAATTAAGATAATTCACTTTTTTTTCTCAACTTTTATATGCTTACTAGCCCATTAGGTTGTGTAAACATTAGAGTGCTTTAGCCTGGTAAAGATGAGTTAAgcattttaaataaatttttggATTTGGTTGATATCATCCTTAACACCTGCATTTAAACAATTTGTCTCTTTTGATCCTGACTATTACAGTGGGTGTTACTTTCTTTAGTCATTCTGTGGTATCAAAGTTTCTGGTGTAGTTGTGTAATTATGGTTTTGGTTGGATTCTTACTAGTATTTTCTACCTTTAAACAGCAGGAAATTATATACATATTTGTAGTGTGATCTTCATAAGAAGTCAAGATGGTGAAGTTCACAGCGGAAGAGCTCCGTGCCATCATGGACAAAAAGAACAACATTCGTAATATGTCCGTTATTGCTCATGTGGACCACGGTATGTTAAGAACAGTGTTTAATTAAATGTTATGCATACCTGTTCCTCGACATTTTTCAGGCTTTTCAATTTTAGCAATTGTTTTTTTTCAGTATTAAATCTCTGAATTGTTCTTGCCAGTGAATGCGATTCATGCTGCGTTAGCTATCACAGACCTATTTTACATATGTAGAAATATTCATTTCATGTTGGAAATAGGCTTATTGTTCTTTTGTAATTAATGTATTGGTTTATCTCTAGATATTGCAGTGTATAGTATCTGTTTACTATGTGTTTTATATTGGGATGTATTGTTGTCTTTGTTAACTTGTGAGAGGTTGTCTATCCCTAATGTTGTACTATTCTTGATGCATCTTCGGACTGACTTTTAAGTTCCACACTATAGTCTTACATCTCATTAATTCTTTGCAGGCAAGTCTACCCTTACAGATTCCCTTGTGGCAGCTGCTGGGATTATTGCCCAGGAAGTTGCTGGTGATGTCCGCATGACTGATACACGTGCAGATGAAGCAGAGCGTGGTATTACAATCAAATCCACCGGTATTTCTCTGTACTATGAGATGACTGATGAGTCACTGAAGAGTTACAAGGGTGAGAGAGATGGTAACCAGTACTTGATCAACCTTATCGACTCACCTGGGCACGTTGATTTTTCTTCGGAAGTCACAGCTGCCCTTCGTATCACCGATGGTGCTCTAGTGGTGGTTGACTGTATTGAAGGTGTCTGTGTGCAAACTGAAACTGTGCTCCGCCAGGCTCTTGGTGAGAGGATTAGGCCAGTGCTTACTGTGAACAAGATGGACAGGTGTTTCCTTGAGCTTCAGGTTGAGGGTGAGGAAGCCTACCAGACTTTCTCCCGTGTCATTGAGAATGCCAATGTCATTATGGCAACATATGAAGATAAGCTCCTTGGTGATGTCCAAGTCTACCCGGAGAAGGGAACTGTTGCTTTCTCTGCTGGTCTGCACGGCTGGGCCTTTACCCTCACCAACTTTGCCAAGATGTATGCTTCGAAGTTTGGAGTTGATGAAACTAAGATGATGGAGAGGCTCTGGGGTGAGAACTTCTTTGACCCAGCCACAAAGAAGTGGACCACCAAGAACACAGGCTCTGCTACCTGCAAGAGAGGATTTGTTCAGTTCTGCTATGAGCCAATCAAGCAAATCATCAACACCTGCATGAATGACCAGAAGGATAAGTTGTGGCCCATGCTTCAAAAGCTTAATGTTACCATGAAGTCTGATGAGAAGGAATTGGTTGGCAAGGCTTTGATGAAGCGTGTTATGCAAACTTGGCTTCCAGCTAGTACTGCACTGcttgagatgatgatattccaccTTCCTTCCCCATCAAAGGCACAAAAGTATCGTGTGGAGAACTTGTACGAGGGACCCCTTGATGATATCTATGCTACTGCTATCAGGAACTGTGATCCGGAGGGTCCTCTTATGCTGTATGTTTCTAAGATGATTCCAGCATCTGACAAGGGCAGGTTCTTCGCCTTTGGTCGTGTCTTCTCTGGGAAGGTTGCTACTGGTATGAAGGTTAGGATCATGGGTCCCAACTATGTCCCTGGCCAGAAGAAGGATCTGTACGTCAAGAGTGTCCAGCGTACTGTTATCTGGATGGGAAAGAAACAAGAGTCTGTTGAGGATGTTCCTTGTGGTAACACTGTTGCTATGGTTGGTCTGGATCAGTTCATCACGAAGAATGCTACACTCACCAATGAGAAGGAGGTTGATGCATGCCCAATCAGAGCAATGAAGTTCTCTGTCTCCCCTGTTGTGCGCGTTGCTGTTCAGTGCAAGGTTGCCTCTGACCTACCCAAGCTCGTTGAAGGTTTGAAGCGTCTGGCAAAGTCTGATCCTATGGTCCTCTGTACAATTGAAGAATCTGGTGAGCATATTATTGCTGGAGCTGGTGAGCTTcaccttgagatttgcctgaagGATCTGCAGGAAGACTTCATGGGTGGTGCTGAAATTATTGTTTCTCCTCCTGTTGTCTCTTTCCGTGAAACTGTTCTTGAGAAATCCTGCCGAACAGTCATGAGCAAGTCCCCCAACAAGCACAACCGTCTTTACATGGAAGCCCGTCCCTTGGAAGAGGGTCTCCCTGAGGCTATTGATGAGGGCCGCATTGGTCCACGTGATGATCCCAAGGTTCGCTCCAAGATCCTCTCTGAGGAGTTTGGTTGGGACAAGGATCTTGCCAAGAAGATTTGGTGCTTTGGACCTGAGACCACTGGCCCGAACATGGTTGTTGATATGTGTAAGGGAGTGCAGTACCTCAATGAAATCAAGGATTCTGTTGTGGCTGGCTTCCAGTGGGCCTCAAAGGAGGGTGCACTGGCTGAGGAGAACATGCGTGGCATCTGCTTTGAGGTCTGTGATGTTGTTCTTCATGCTGATGCAATTCACAGGGGTGGTGGCCAGGTCATTCCAACTGCCAGGAGGGTTATTTATGCTTCTCAGCTCACTGCCAAGCCAAGGCTGCTCGAGCCAGTTTACCTTGTGGAGATCCAGGCCCCAGAAAATGCACTTGGTGGTATCTATGGTGTTCTGAACCAGAAGAGAGGGCACGTGTTTGAGGAGATGCAGAGGCCTGGTACCCCGCTCTACAACATCAAGGCTTACCTCCCTGTCATCGAGTCCTTTGGGTTCTCCAGCCAACTGAGGGCTGCAACCTCTGGCCAGGCGTTCCCTCAGTGTGTGTTTGACCACTGGGACATGATGGGCTCTGATCCTCTGGAGGCTGGCTCCCAGGCTGCTCAGCTGGTGTTGGATATCCGCAAGAGGAAGGGTCTCAAGGAGCAGATGACCCCTCTTTCTGAGTTCGAGGACAAGCTCTAAATTTTGGTGGTTTGTGCTGCTGGTACCCATGCTGGTTTAATGGCCAATTCGTCTACTGTAACGGGAACTACATGTTTCATTTCCTTTAGTTGTCATATGCATCTGTTTCTGAACATCCTTGGTCATATAGACTTTTGCTGCTAAGATAGTTTTTTGTTATCTGGTTGTGATTTAACTGATGAAACAGAGTTGGTATCTGTGTTTCAAGTGTTAGTATTTGCGGTATGATGCTTGTTTCTACTGTCTTGTGAATGCTTTTGTTTTGCCTACCGGTAGAGGGGATTAGCTGTTTGCCATGTCAGCATTAGAGTAAATCGTTGTTAATTTTAATTGAATGGCATCACTTGAGTTGGTTTCAGCTCGTTTAATCTAATCCGTATCTGTAGTTATCAAGGTTACCATATATCATTCCGTCGACACTTGCATAATCGTTCGCTGGTTTTTGCGTGCATGCGTGTTTTTTTAGTGGATGCAGGCATTGACATCACTTACTGCATGTGACTTCTGTAGTAGATGCAACTCTGAAATTATATTCATCTGCTGCAGCAGCAACCAAACAAGAAACCCTGGCGTTTCCTCGGAAGCATGTCACATATATCTCGTTCTTTTAAGAACATATCCTTTGTTGTAGTATTTTCAGACTTTCAGCCTTCCAGAGAACTAGAATTGCCGTGTTTGACGGAGCACTGTGGGAGTTCTGCTGTGCTGTCCCGTCTCTGGTGACCGTTAGATTAGCGAACTGACCCCGAACCCGTTGATTAGCGATGCAGTCAAGAGCAAAAATCGATGCCTCTTAACTGCCATCAAATCATATTATTCACTGGTAGTTTGAATCCAAAGTCTTCCAGAGCACCAGCCAAGGTCGGCACGTGCTACTAATCAAAGAAAATTCGAGAGCTTCGCAGCAAGCACCTCCTGCACTGCCAAAGTGTGCACACCAAATAAAAGTCTTCTTTTAGACCAGTAGTACCAAATAAACGTCCAAAACCCACGCAGCAAACCGAACGGGGCTCGTGCCAGTCTAACAAAAACTGGGGACTCCCGCTCCCTCCGCATTTGATTGCAGAAGCAGATCGTCCTCCTCTTGCTGCGTCCACCTCGCGCCGTGGCGGCCGTGCTGTGCAGGCGTGCACAACCAACGCCACGCCGCGCGTCCGTGTACCCACGTATCCTCGGTCTCGTGCTCGTGCTGCTCCGCGCGGCTGCGCAGCCCCCGCCGGCGGGCgaggcgcggctgctgctcGAGATCAAGCGCGCGTGGGGCGACCCGCCCGTGCTCGCGGGGTGGAacgccacggccgcggccgcgctctgCAGCTGGCCGCACGTCGGGTGCGACGCGTCCGGGCGCGTCGTGAACCTCACTCTCGCGAACGCTAACGTCGCGGGGGCCTTCCCTGACGCCGTCGGCAACCTCTTCGGCCTCACGTACCTCGACGTCTCCAACAACAGCATCAGGTCCGTGTTCCCGAGCGCGCTGTACCGCTGCGCTTCGCTTCAGTACCTCAACCTCTCCCAGAACTACTTCGGCGGTGTGCTCCCGGCAGAAATCGGCAGCGGCCTCGCCGCGAGCTTGACCACGCTGGACCTCGACGGCAACGAGTTCAACGGCACCATCCAGGCGTCGCTCTCCCGGCTCCGGAACCTCGAGTATCTCGCGCTGAACAGCAACCGCTTCACCGGTATCATCCCAGCGGAGGTTGGCGACCTGACGAGCCTGCAGGTACTGTATCTGGATAACAACCCGTTCAACGCAGGCCAGCTGCCGGCGTCGTTCAAGAATCTGACCAACCTGGTCAGCCTCACGGCGTCGCAGTGCAATCTCGTCGGGGACTTCCCGAACTTTCTTTGGAGTCTGAAGAAGCTGCAACAATTGTATCTGTACACGAACAACATCACCGGCGACCTGGTAGTTGATGGATTTGCTGCTAGGAGCTTCACACTAATCGACGTCTCGAAGAACAAGATCACTGGAGTCATCCCGGAAGTGTTTGGGAGCTTGAAGAACCTCACAGTCTTGAACCTCTTCATGAACAACTTTACCGGTCAGATACCGGTGAGCATCGGCCTGTTGCCGTCACTGACAACGTTGAGGCTCCACACCAACATGCTTAACGGCACGCTCCCACCGGAGCTCGGAAAGCAGTCGGCGGGCCTGAATTATGTTGAGGTTGACTACAATGAGTTCACCGGCGCGATCCCAGAAGGGCTGTGCACCGGAGGCAACTTCCAGTACCTCACCGCCAAGAGCAACCGATTGAACGGCTCCATCCCGGCAGGCCTTGCCAACTGCATCACTCTGGAAATCCTGTCGCTGTACAATAACCAGCTCTCcggtaccttattctaaaaataactaattacgaacctctatttcatcttattatctctatgtactataatttatctcgctcatatttgcaaatgactaaaatatgaacaaattatattttttctcataatttatttagctcatatttataaaggactaaactatgaaattattctcTAACCtcgtatcaatttctttgactaatacgaaatatAGCATCCAAAGAATTGTACCTTATCAAATATGTACTCTAAACaatacatgcatataaatgaaaattttcttcatggtaccttattctaaaaattacaaattactctagctctaaagtataaaacttagtatactaatcATGTATCAAGGGATGATGAAATTTCTAACCTTTAgagcacttgaatgagtgaaatccccacaaaatGGTCTTCAATCCGGTAGCACCTCCCTTATGGCGTCATGGATAGGATGAAGCCCAAGCTGTGATGAATGgttcgggcaggaggaagaagacgacagATTTATAgtagggaagttagtaccgggtggaggcttcacttGGTACGAAAgtttgcacattagtaccgcctccacctggtactaatatgcaacctttagtaccgagtggagcccctaaccagtactaaaggggtcacggggggctccTGAGGAACTAACCGTTAGAACtgatactaatgctcacattagtaccgggtcaaaaacaaACTGGTACTAAgggctaggaccaatgctcagttttctagtagtgtgtatagagtaattgctAACTAATTTATCATGATCGACATATCCATACGAGTATTTTGTTAGAGTTTAAATTAGAGAGGCCTAGTAATGGATCGAAATCCGCCCCAACCCTGCTTCAGTTCTCTAATCAAAATATTTAGCTCAATCCTTATTCAACCCTTATATTTATTACTTGTGCTTGATCCAATTCGATCCTCTAAGAAACAACACATTGATCCAGCCATGATCCTATATTTGCCCATGGGCCAATAGGATTTACACTGAAGCACAACGATCCGTGGGCTCTAATTAGTACAAACAAGCAAGCAAAGAGGAGTATCCACGGGTTGCCAATAGAACAAGATAGCAAGCATGCAGCCAGCAGTGGAACAAACTAGCATATGCTTGCTACCTGTCACCAAACCACCACACAGATCACAGATAAGTGGCAGGCACTAACTTACAACAATGTGCAAAttaagaaatttgaaaattACACCGATCAAACTTTTTCATGCTACTGATAGCAGGACCATTCAGATCAACCACTCTAAAAACTTTTTGATAGCAGGACCATTTAGATCAACCACTCCGAGTCACTATAGAAAGAGAAGCTGCATCATCTTTGTCCGAAATAGCAACTGGTTTAGAGAGATAAATAATGCATATACCAGATAGTTAGGATAAAAAAGTAGCAGGAAACTATGCTCTAAAATAAGGTAGCTTTAGAACATCAAGtataaaaatattttccaaataaaaaCAGCCAAGTGTAAGACCCATTTACCTTTatccatcatcttcatcttcctcgtcTGAATCAAACATTCTATGATCAGTCATTggttcaccttcttcttcatcatcatcaaaccCAATTAGCCAATCTTTTGCGCAGATCAATGCTTCAAGCGTTTCAGGTGAGAGAGATGTTCTATTTTTTCCAAGAATCCTTCCAGCTGCACTAAAGGCTAATTCTGAGGATACTGTGCTAACAGGAATAGAAAGAAAGTCTCTAGTCATCAAGGACAAGATTGAATAAGCATCATAATTCTTCTTCCATCATGCAAGAACATTGAAGTGCTCATCTGATCTCACAAGGACTCTAGGGTCCTCCAGGTAAATATCCATCTCTGATCATTCTTGACGGGCCTTCGAGCTTTGTGATGCAAACTGAGCGAATGCAATCTCTACCCGCCTTTTACCAGAAACTTGTCCTAAAGAGGTGCTACCAGACTCGCCGGACTCACTTGTGCTCTGCTCATCATTTGATATATTGAACACAAGCACACTGTTGCTTCGGACAATTTTTTTCATACTCTAGGTAATATTTTCTTCAAACACCGATGCAGATCCCTCATTTTAACCTCAACATTTCACCAATGGTATAGAAATAGAACTTGATGAAGTCAGTTTTCATACTTGGATCAAGAACAACAACTATTAGAAGAGCAAGGTTAGGCTTTGTCCAGTGCTTTAGAAACTTTGCATTGTTGGAGATATGCTCtagtggcaatcatagagatgatgatatctgattgtatccatgatttgtatattgtgttcattgaatatccattaaaggctacttagatttatttgcaattatgtgaattgtatatgatactctttacttgtatggttattctaaagttgtccctagttggagttcatgtgaagACACACAttaatattagactagcacatgtattagttgatgactatgtttcacaagtcatggacatgaagatgtcaaactaataatgtaggaacatgtagagacatgtgctaggactgacccaacacgagaagtagttctatctttacacaacatgtacgctttgtccttagacctaagattgtcgcatgcactcaagatgtggatcgacttacttaggggctatcaaacgctacaccgtaacaaggtagttaaaaaggtagctttcaggtttgtcaagaagcatgttgtgaggcatgatcaatcaagatgggatttgtccctctctgattgagagagatatctctaggcccctcgagtgatcggatccggaaatgcatggccatgctacgtaaggttaagagttaacctacaaagacatttcgaatcacaggatcgagaaagagcggtcggcttggagctagaccaaatatcgtgaggcaaaggaaatAACATGTACGTGatattgtgatggtttgtctgatatgatcttcgtgtgcgtataggagttggcgcgtcttgctagaggctgctaccgactattgggctgagtaggagtactcgagccatgtctatacgtatccaaacctataggcacacacttaaggggctggaagccaaTTCGGaccgaattggatcaggtttaggagtgctaatgggcctcggacccagaggcccgtcaagaacctctataaatagaggggtgggggcgccctagggtttacatccttttggccgaagcatagccgccgcgcctcccacgccctcgctctgttgcaactcgcagacctagcagtccggcttgcaatgctttctccctgcacatgtggataccttggagatgttgcacctgcagcacttggacgaaccacgatgagccacggcacgagaaggatcttgctgcacgtggatgagctgctgaggagctactcaacatcgacgtgatcgactacgtgttcaactatgctgatcgacttcgctgccccgacgcgattctacaacttccgcacctgtgcgtcgagtggtaatcccgtgatccatatgcgacagttttcctggtttacacggtagaaaatttttgttttgcgctagcgtaacctacctcgtatcccaacatgcatgcatggcattaGCTATTTCTTTAAGGAGCACATTTGAATTCCATGCCTCATCAAGCAAAACATCTCGGATTGCTAGCAACATCTTCAAGAAAAGGTGGGCTGTAGGATGCCTTTCTGTGGAGAATGCTTTGGTTGCCTCACTAAACTGATGCAAAAAACTATGAAGAGCTTCAGCTTTCGCCCATTCATCTTCACTTGGAACTTGGTGATGTTGCTCTACCGCATATCTGTTGAGAGCCACCTTATATTTCGAAGCATCGTGCAACATATCATACGTAGCATTCCAACAATGTGAAACATCCAGAATCACTCCTGACTTTGCTTTGAGGCCTGAAGTCTGTACAATTGTGTTGAAAATCTGCATGCAGGATGGTGTGGATGTAACAACTTTTATAATGTCCCTCACTCTCCCAATTGCATTTGAAATTACTTTCAAGCCAGCCTGAACCATAATGTTGAGCACATGGGCAGCACACTTGACATGAAGGTGTTCACCTTTGAAGAACATCTCAACACCTAAAGCATCACAAATGTCCTTTACTACTCTGTTATTCCCACTGGCATTGTCTAATGTCAAGGTAAACAGTTGTTCAATCAACTCCCACTCCATCAGGCATGAGGTAATTCCATCCTGTACCGCATATGATTTGAATGCTATGATTTTTTTATGCAGTTCAAACTCCTCATCGATGAAATATGTTGTAACACCTAGATAGCCTAGGTTCTGGTTAGAATACCACAGATCGGTTGTAAGACTAACATGGTACTTCACCTTTCTGAACTTGTCCATCAGCTGCAACTTCTCCTCTTCACAAAACAAAACACAATCTGCGTGTACACTTTGACGACCAACAACTCTAAAAGATGGCTGACAATAGTTTATCAAGTTTGTCCAATTAGGATCATTAGCTTTACGGAAAGCAATCTCTGCACTAATAAAATATTTGGCAATCAAAATGCGAAATACTTCTGGATCAAAGACACCCTTTTCATCATTCAGAGACTTTGGCTTCGATGTTGCTATGAATCTATCCCTATCCTCTTACGGAATGGCATGACAGTGAATCGCAATATACCTGCTGAGGTGAGTTGTACCTTTTCCAGGTTCATAGGATAAATGAAACTTACAGTATCTGCATATTGCCTTCTCCTTGCCATCAATCACTTCGGTATCAACAAATTTCCAAACTTTAGCCCTCTTCCTGGATGATCGACTTGACTGGTCAGTTACCAAACTATCACGGCTGTCTACCTCAAGCACAACTTCTTGTCCTAGATCCATATCACCTAGATGACACAAATGCAGTTTCAATATAAGATAACAAAAGGAATCACAATTGTTACATAATAAAAATTAGAACTACTGAACATAACATTCAGATTGCCATCACTTTTTTACTAGGCATATTGCGACATGGAGAATATATCACCAGAATAGAGAATCACTagtttactactccctccgttccaaattgtaggtcgttttggcttttctagattcatagatactattatgcatctagatatagtgtatgtctagatgcataataatatctatgaatctaaaagagctaaaatgacctataatttggaatgaagggagtacATCGCTAC encodes the following:
- the LOC117859091 gene encoding elongation factor 2, whose translation is MVKFTAEELRAIMDKKNNIRNMSVIAHVDHGKSTLTDSLVAAAGIIAQEVAGDVRMTDTRADEAERGITIKSTGISLYYEMTDESLKSYKGERDGNQYLINLIDSPGHVDFSSEVTAALRITDGALVVVDCIEGVCVQTETVLRQALGERIRPVLTVNKMDRCFLELQVEGEEAYQTFSRVIENANVIMATYEDKLLGDVQVYPEKGTVAFSAGLHGWAFTLTNFAKMYASKFGVDETKMMERLWGENFFDPATKKWTTKNTGSATCKRGFVQFCYEPIKQIINTCMNDQKDKLWPMLQKLNVTMKSDEKELVGKALMKRVMQTWLPASTALLEMMIFHLPSPSKAQKYRVENLYEGPLDDIYATAIRNCDPEGPLMLYVSKMIPASDKGRFFAFGRVFSGKVATGMKVRIMGPNYVPGQKKDLYVKSVQRTVIWMGKKQESVEDVPCGNTVAMVGLDQFITKNATLTNEKEVDACPIRAMKFSVSPVVRVAVQCKVASDLPKLVEGLKRLAKSDPMVLCTIEESGEHIIAGAGELHLEICLKDLQEDFMGGAEIIVSPPVVSFRETVLEKSCRTVMSKSPNKHNRLYMEARPLEEGLPEAIDEGRIGPRDDPKVRSKILSEEFGWDKDLAKKIWCFGPETTGPNMVVDMCKGVQYLNEIKDSVVAGFQWASKEGALAEENMRGICFEVCDVVLHADAIHRGGGQVIPTARRVIYASQLTAKPRLLEPVYLVEIQAPENALGGIYGVLNQKRGHVFEEMQRPGTPLYNIKAYLPVIESFGFSSQLRAATSGQAFPQCVFDHWDMMGSDPLEAGSQAAQLVLDIRKRKGLKEQMTPLSEFEDKL
- the LOC117856497 gene encoding uncharacterized protein, whose protein sequence is MLKQIVLLLLRPPRAVAAVLCRRAQPTPRRASVYPRILGLVLVLLRAAAQPPPAGEARLLLEIKRAWGDPPVLAGWNATAAAALCSWPHVGCDASGRVVNLTLANANVAGAFPDAVGNLFGLTYLDVSNNSIRSVFPSALYRCASLQYLNLSQNYFGGVLPAEIGSGLAASLTTLDLDGNEFNGTIQASLSRLRNLEYLALNSNRFTGIIPAEVGDLTSLQVLYLDNNPFNAGQLPASFKNLTNLVSLTASQCNLVGDFPNFLWSLKKLQQLYLYTNNITGDLVVDGFAARSFTLIDVSKNKITGVIPEVFGSLKNLTVLNLFMNNFTGQIPVSIGLLPSLTTLRLHTNMLNGTLPPELGKQSAGLNYVEVDYNEFTGAIPEGLCTGGNFQYLTAKSNRLNGSIPAGLANCITLEILSLYNNQLSGTLF